One genomic region from Drosophila busckii strain San Diego stock center, stock number 13000-0081.31 chromosome 3R, ASM1175060v1, whole genome shotgun sequence encodes:
- the LOC108604742 gene encoding uncharacterized protein LOC108604742 isoform X2: protein MFFNCLCCKKRTPKNDLLGLEGMVKLHPEELTVCNNANATNANNSLVRNSESQAELNASTVSNADSEKRSSTAAHRSLPDIPVAESNDNGSELYETVADKQLANAHNQSPQPSLKKQTSVSQHSSISQADDVSSPYSRVKGLPHDYAKVRATEHPYAQLNAPSTSSSAAAAAAAVTATTSAKAASLQHNAEPAQSVNETHTTQEIPAASAIAGMISASQDLPYMTPPPPIANQHFSGDSQDSSKGYTSISVREPLANILAQQPTSKLTARTATLTRDVNDSHYATVSDDSDETYAAIEDPNNRHMQNAADIYTSGSETYAQIQPMQSNPIVVSVEINNSSSLTAGGATAAGSAALRASNSSTGNMEHMPVPPPVDSLRAQMHSRQASSSSSVCNLGSPKPEKRQANSPLPPTPKASLSQAQHHLHAATSSSNLASGRSSIISIVEAGGDGHDSNEASESSPQRKHSKSLSPSKDIEGNRNLEGMYAKVMKKHKFSTHQPELGISPLDNAAAALLMNSQQQLTTPATEKSRSRSNSYTAKDHGYETIPANGQTQTQNQMPHENRKSDCYAANMLQKERQKDAVNLPK, encoded by the exons ATGTTTTTCAACTGTCTCTGCTGCAAAAAGCGAACTCCAAA aaATGATCTTCTCGGACTGGAGGGCATGGTCAAGCTGCACCCTGAAGAGCTGACTGTGTGCAACAATGCgaatgcaacaaatgccaacaacagTCTGGTGCGTAACAGTGAGTCACAGGCGGAGCTTAATGCATCTACGGTCTCAAATGCTGATTCAGAAAAGCG ATCAAGCACAGCAGCGCATCGCAGCTTGCCGGACATACCCGTTGCGGAAAGCAATGATAATGGTTCGGAATTGTATGAGACTGTGGCTGACAAGCAGCTAGCCAATGCGCATAATCAAAGTC CACAACCTAGCCTTAAAAAGCAGACGAGCGTTTCACAGCACAGCTCTATAAGTCAGGCAGACGATGTTAGTTCACCGTATTCACGTGTCAAGGGCTTACCACACGATTATGCCAAAGTGCGTGCCACTGAGCATCCCTATGCACAACTAAATGCGCCGTCCACATCCagttcagcagctgctgcggctgctgcagtgACAGCTACAACCAGCGCCAAGGCAGCCAGCTTACAACATAACGCTGAGCCTGCGCAGTCAGTGAATGAAACGCACACAACGCAGGAAATACCTGCAGCCTCAGCCATAGCAGGAATGATATCGGCCAGTCAGGATTTGCCGTATATGACGCCACCGCCACCTATAGCCAATCAGCATTTCAGCGGCGACTCACAAGACTCTTCAA AGGGTTATACAAGCATCAGTGTACGTGAACCTTTGGCCAATATATTAGCTCAACAGCCCACAAGCAAACTCACAGCTAGAACTGCAACGCTGACGCGTGATGTCAACGACTCACACTATGCCACAGTTTCAGATGATTCAG ATGAGACTTACGCGGCTATAGAGGATCCCAATAACCGCCACatgcaaaatgctgctgatATTTACACAAGCGGATCTGAAACATACGCACAAATACAGCCAATGCAGTCTAATCCTATTGTTGTATCCGTGGAGataaacaatagcagcagttTGACAGCAGGAGGTGCTACAgccgctggcagcgcagctcTTCGTGCGAGCAACAGTAGCACCGGTAATATGGAGCACATGCCCGTGCCACCGCCAGTAGATAGCTTGCGCGCACAGATGCACTCGCGACAGGCTTCCTCATCGTCCTCAGTGTGTAATTTAGGCTCGCCAAAACCGGAAAAACGTCAGGCGAATTCTCCATTGCCGCCCACGCCCAAGGCGAGCTTAAGTCAGGCGCAGCATCATCTGCATGCGGCCACAAGTAGCAGCAATCTGGCATCTGGTCGCAGCTCTATTATATCCATAGTTGAAGCAGGTGGCGATGGCCACGACTCCAATGAGGCTAGCGAGTCATCACCACAGCGTAAGCACAGTAAAAGCTTGAGTCCATCCAAGGATATTGAGGGCAATCGCAATTTAGAGGGCATGTACGCAAAG GTGATGAAAAAACACAAGTTCTCGACTCATCAGCCAGAACTAGGTATTAGTCCGCTGGATaacgcagcggcagcgctgcttatgAACTCACAGCAACAGCTAACAACGCCAGCAACGGAGAAGAGTCGTTCCCGCAGCAATAGTTATACGGCCAAAGATCATGGCTATGAGACTATACCGGCCAATGGACAAACACAAACGCAAAACCAAATGCCACATGAGAACCGCAAATCAGATTGCTATGCGGCGAACATGTTGCAAAAGGAACGACAAAAGGATGCAG ttaatttgccAAAATGA
- the LOC108604742 gene encoding uncharacterized protein LOC108604742 isoform X1 — MFFNCLCCKKRTPKNDLLGLEGMVKLHPEELTVCNNANATNANNSLVRNSESQAELNASTVSNADSEKRSSTAAHRSLPDIPVAESNDNGSELYETVADKQLANAHNQSPQPSLKKQTSVSQHSSISQADDVSSPYSRVKGLPHDYAKVRATEHPYAQLNAPSTSSSAAAAAAAVTATTSAKAASLQHNAEPAQSVNETHTTQEIPAASAIAGMISASQDLPYMTPPPPIANQHFSGDSQDSSKGYTSISVREPLANILAQQPTSKLTARTATLTRDVNDSHYATVSDDSDETYAAIEDPNNRHMQNAADIYTSGSETYAQIQPMQSNPIVVSVEINNSSSLTAGGATAAGSAALRASNSSTGNMEHMPVPPPVDSLRAQMHSRQASSSSSVCNLGSPKPEKRQANSPLPPTPKASLSQAQHHLHAATSSSNLASGRSSIISIVEAGGDGHDSNEASESSPQRKHSKSLSPSKDIEGNRNLEGMYAKVMKKHKFSTHQPELGISPLDNAAAALLMNSQQQLTTPATEKSRSRSNSYTAKDHGYETIPANGQTQTQNQMPHENRKSDCYAANMLQKERQKDAAAGTTLAHNSSQSSLQLKPTTPTNNSSSTKHYETIKSPPHQSNNDPGYEQLQAQAPNDDDAKKSDYDPNYEVLKSRAHSDDGYAKVLEKKRPTGDAVDGGYSTIPGADANHNYASILETKAAAIAATTTSESDHYASIGEHVSTSPLRQHLALLEKVTQEMPELPKDMLKLNFLSDQLDKPTMPREKRNELWQEHMKLQQTQLLQENTSAEHMAYWLEHMQHISKLLEAELHATPLPSSLSMITVTSTTISSQLTPLGSQYESLTGTGSETDPNYESVCYLSASTTTITTTAATTSSNSNSNSNSNSSNSNSENAYERLESGNNTQASSPLSSDVPTPSEQLVVDDYFQV, encoded by the exons ATGTTTTTCAACTGTCTCTGCTGCAAAAAGCGAACTCCAAA aaATGATCTTCTCGGACTGGAGGGCATGGTCAAGCTGCACCCTGAAGAGCTGACTGTGTGCAACAATGCgaatgcaacaaatgccaacaacagTCTGGTGCGTAACAGTGAGTCACAGGCGGAGCTTAATGCATCTACGGTCTCAAATGCTGATTCAGAAAAGCG ATCAAGCACAGCAGCGCATCGCAGCTTGCCGGACATACCCGTTGCGGAAAGCAATGATAATGGTTCGGAATTGTATGAGACTGTGGCTGACAAGCAGCTAGCCAATGCGCATAATCAAAGTC CACAACCTAGCCTTAAAAAGCAGACGAGCGTTTCACAGCACAGCTCTATAAGTCAGGCAGACGATGTTAGTTCACCGTATTCACGTGTCAAGGGCTTACCACACGATTATGCCAAAGTGCGTGCCACTGAGCATCCCTATGCACAACTAAATGCGCCGTCCACATCCagttcagcagctgctgcggctgctgcagtgACAGCTACAACCAGCGCCAAGGCAGCCAGCTTACAACATAACGCTGAGCCTGCGCAGTCAGTGAATGAAACGCACACAACGCAGGAAATACCTGCAGCCTCAGCCATAGCAGGAATGATATCGGCCAGTCAGGATTTGCCGTATATGACGCCACCGCCACCTATAGCCAATCAGCATTTCAGCGGCGACTCACAAGACTCTTCAA AGGGTTATACAAGCATCAGTGTACGTGAACCTTTGGCCAATATATTAGCTCAACAGCCCACAAGCAAACTCACAGCTAGAACTGCAACGCTGACGCGTGATGTCAACGACTCACACTATGCCACAGTTTCAGATGATTCAG ATGAGACTTACGCGGCTATAGAGGATCCCAATAACCGCCACatgcaaaatgctgctgatATTTACACAAGCGGATCTGAAACATACGCACAAATACAGCCAATGCAGTCTAATCCTATTGTTGTATCCGTGGAGataaacaatagcagcagttTGACAGCAGGAGGTGCTACAgccgctggcagcgcagctcTTCGTGCGAGCAACAGTAGCACCGGTAATATGGAGCACATGCCCGTGCCACCGCCAGTAGATAGCTTGCGCGCACAGATGCACTCGCGACAGGCTTCCTCATCGTCCTCAGTGTGTAATTTAGGCTCGCCAAAACCGGAAAAACGTCAGGCGAATTCTCCATTGCCGCCCACGCCCAAGGCGAGCTTAAGTCAGGCGCAGCATCATCTGCATGCGGCCACAAGTAGCAGCAATCTGGCATCTGGTCGCAGCTCTATTATATCCATAGTTGAAGCAGGTGGCGATGGCCACGACTCCAATGAGGCTAGCGAGTCATCACCACAGCGTAAGCACAGTAAAAGCTTGAGTCCATCCAAGGATATTGAGGGCAATCGCAATTTAGAGGGCATGTACGCAAAG GTGATGAAAAAACACAAGTTCTCGACTCATCAGCCAGAACTAGGTATTAGTCCGCTGGATaacgcagcggcagcgctgcttatgAACTCACAGCAACAGCTAACAACGCCAGCAACGGAGAAGAGTCGTTCCCGCAGCAATAGTTATACGGCCAAAGATCATGGCTATGAGACTATACCGGCCAATGGACAAACACAAACGCAAAACCAAATGCCACATGAGAACCGCAAATCAGATTGCTATGCGGCGAACATGTTGCAAAAGGAACGACAAAAGGATGCAG ctgctggcacaaCACTCGCACACAatagcagccagagcagcctACAGCTTAAACCCACCACGCCCaccaataacagcagcagcacaaagcaCTATGAGACTATAAAAAGCCCGCCGCATCAGTCGAACAACGATCCTGGCTACGAGCAACTGCAAGCGCAGGCACCCAACGATGATGATGCCAAAAAGTCCGATTATGATCCCAACTATGAGGTGCTCAAGAGTCGTGCACATTCGGATGATGGCTATGCCAAGGTGCTGGAAAAGAAACGTCCAACTGGAGATGCTGTAGATGGTGGCTACAGCACTATACCAGGTGCTGATGCCAATCACAATTATGCCAGCATATTGGaaactaaagctgcagcgatagcagcaacaactacaagtgAATCAGATCATTATGCATCCATTGGCGAACATGTGAGCACTTCCCCACTGCGACAGCACTTGGCTTTGCTGGAGAAAGTCACACAAGAAATGCCTGAGCTGCCAAAAGATATGCTAAAGCTAAATTTTTTATCGGATCAGCTGGATAAGCCCACCATGCCGCGAGAAAAACGCAACGAATTGTGGCAGGAGCACatgaagctgcagcaaactCAACTGCTGCAGGAAAATACAAGCGCTGAACATATGGCCTACTGGTTGGAGCATATGCAGCATATAAGCAAGTTACTAGAGGCtgagttgcatgcaacaccaCTGCCCAGTAGTCTATCCATGATAACAGTGACCAGCACCACTATTAGCTCACAACTGACACCACTGGGCTCCCAATATGAATCGCTAACAGGCACGGGCAGTGAAACAGATCCCAACTATGAGTCGGTTTGTTATTTAAGTGCCAGCACAACAACtatcacaacaacagcagcgacaacaagcagcaatagtaacagcaacagcaacagcaacagtagcaataGCAACTCAGAGAATGCTTATGAGCGTCTGGAGTCTGGCAACAATACACAGGCCAGTAGTCCACTTAGCTCTGATGTGCCTACGCCCAGTGAGCAGCTCGTAGTGGACGATTACTTTCAAGTGTAG
- the LOC108604670 gene encoding BTB/POZ domain-containing protein KCTD3 — MSYFMHSASSDLVNLNVGGKRFCTSRQTLTWVPDTFFTALLSGRISSLRDEHNAIFIDRDPTIFSIILNYLRTKDIDIKNCEIRALRHEAEYYGITPLVKRLALCEDLNHSSCGDVIFYGFLAPPAMPPNDALQSSVEATAPTEANPCQPSSSSNGAAVGSARPGSMVRVPESSTSSSRHSSTHSRNSSWDLRCGRAANNSSSSNVAAVAPPAAWSATAGHSRNASLDFMRHSRNSSADLNKVIRNEVGMVFSPTQSSNWTPPLRVQIIKAHQNWIAVAYAHFVTCYRVKDANGWQQVFTSPHIDAAIERIAINSKVNTSTAEPMPSKMIAISYGSQIRLWSIQEGGNKSDIGTFNLHVRVEYLFFIGSQLVALSSSGKIGVWHAMTQHWQIQDLVPVLSFDSAGSFLLLGCNNGSIYYIDMQKFPLRMKDNDLLVTELYKDVNMDPITAISVYLTPKTSSISGNWIEIAYGTKSGAVRIIVQHPETAGHGPHLFETFFVHQSPITKVMLSEKYLVSVCSEYHHVRTWSLTRFRGMLSTQPGSTPEASFKIVSLEATESNYSYSAGNDSGPYGDYDDMIFVQKVVPETNQLYVRLASNGDRVCVIRSVDGSTISAFCVHECEGVSSRMGSRFILTGHCTGAIQMWDLTTALALLSKDEPQQKTSGGPDTNELLRLLDQCEISNSSCSTPCMSPCLSAVAGGLANSVARMKACNIALLNRNNEQQQPAAPAPSAFPMPAPLQQQLPAQPAAPLAAVLGQQQQQQPAAGAVPVPPPADVNNE; from the exons ATGTCCTACTTTATGCACAGCGCTAGCAGCGATTTAGTTAATCTCAATGTGGGTGGCAAACG ATTCTGTACGTCACGACAGACGCTTACGTGGGTGCCAGATACATTTTTTACTGCGCTGCTAAGTGGTCGCATATCAAGTCTGCGGGATGAACacaatgcaatatttattgatcGAGATCCTACAATATTTTCCAtcatattaaactatttgcgGACCAAAGACATTGACATCAAGAACTGTGAGATACGCGCGCTGCGTCACGAAGCCGAGTACTATGGGATAACACCGCTGGTCAAACGTCTGGCACTATGCGAGGATCTCAATCATTCTTCCTGTGGCGATGTAATCTTTTATGGCTTCCTGGCACCACCAGCCATGCCACCAAATGATGCGCTACAGAGTTCCGTGGAGGCAACAGCTCCAACAGAGGCAAATCCTTGCCAGCCCTCTAGTTCCAGCAACGGAGCAGCAGTTGGTTCAGCTCGTCCTGGTTCTATGGTGCGTGTGCCAGAGTCATCGACCTCCTCCTCGCGTCATTCCTCCACACATTCGCGCAACTCCTCTTGGGACCTGCGTTGCGGACGTGCCGCCAACAATTCTTCAAGCTCCAATGTGGCGGCTGtggcgccaccagcagcatGGAGCGCAACGGCTGGACATTCACGCAACGCTTCCCTAGACTTTATGCGACACTCACGCAATTCCTCGGCTGATTTAAACAAAGTGATACGCAATGAGGTAGGAATGGTATTCAGTCCTACACAGAGCTCCAATTGGACGCCGCCACTGCGCGTGCAAATCATCAAAGCGCATCAAAACTGGATTGCCGTTGCATATGCTCACTTTGTTACCTGTTATCGTGTGAAAGACGCTAATGGTTGGCAGCAAGTGTTCACCTCCCCGCACATTGATGCGGCCATTGAACGTATCGCCATAAACTCCAAGGTCAATACATCTACGGCAGAGCCAATGCCCAGCAAAATGATTGCCATCTCATATGGCAGCCAGATAAGATTGTGGAGCATTCAAGAGGGCGGCAACAAGTCAGACATAGGCACCTTTAATCTGCATGTGCGCGTCgaatatttattctttatcGGAAGCCAGTTGGTCGCGCTGTCCTCCTCGGGCAAAATTGGCGTCTGGCACGCCATGACACAGCACTGGCAAATACAGGATCTGGTGCCGGTGCTGTCCTTTGACTCAGCTGGCTCATTTTTACTACTGGGTTGCAATAATGGATCGATATATTATATAG ATATGCAAAAGTTTCCGCTGCGCATGAAAGACAATGATTTGCTTGTTACGGAGCTATACAAGGATGTCAACATGGATCCCATCACGGCGATATCCGTTTATCTAACGCCAAAGACTTCAAGTATTAGTGGCAACTGGATAGAGATTGCTTATGGCACCAAATCCGGAGCGGTGCGTATTATAGTGCAGCATCCCGAGACTGCTGGCCATGGACCGCATCTCTTTGAGACATTCTTTGTGCATCAGAGTCCCATAACAAAG GTTATGCTTTCAGAGAAGTATCTTGTGTCGGTTTGTAGTGAATATCATCATGTGCGCACATGGAGCCTCACACGCTTTCGCGGAATGCTCTCCACGCAGCCTGGCTCCACGCCCGAGGCTTCTTTTAAGATTGTATCACTGGAAGCCACAGAGAGCAATTACAGCTACTCCGCTGGCAATGACTCTGGCCCTTATGGCGACTATGATGACATGATATTTGTGCAGAAAGTGGTGCCGGAAACGAATCAACTGTACGTGCGCCTAGCCTCCAACGGTGATCGTGTCTGTGTTATACGCTCTGTGGATGGTTCGACAATCTCTGCATTTTGTGTGCATGAATGCGAGGGCGTATCCTCGCGCATGGGCTCACGCTTCATTTTAACTGGACACTGTACTGGCGCCATACAGATGTGGGATCTGACTACAGCTCTGGCGCTGCTTAGCAAGGATGAGCCTCAGCAGAAAACATCTGGCGGACCCGACACAAACGAGCTTCTCCGCCTACTTGACCAGTGTGAAATCAGCAATTCATCATGCTCAACTCCTTGTATGTCACCGTGTCTATCAGCTGTGGCTGGCGGCCTGGCCAATTCAGTAGCTCGCATGAAGGCCTGCAACATAGCGCTGCTCAATCGCAAcaatgagcaacagcagccagcggcACCAGCACCTTCAGCTTTTCCCATGCCAGCGCctttgcagcaacagctgccggcacagccagcagcgccaTTGGCAGCGGTATtgggacagcagcagcagcagcaaccggcAGCAGGTGCTGTGCCTGTGCCGCCACCAGCTGATGTTAACAATGAATGA